Within the Gloeobacter kilaueensis JS1 genome, the region TCAGCTCCCTCGGTTTTGCCCTGCGCAGCCTGAGCAATCTCAATCAGCTGCTGGAGTTGATTCCGTTGATGGCCGCACGGGTCACCGACGCCGAGGCGGGGGCGGTGGTGCTTTTTGCCGAGGACAACCAGCTGGGGCTGGTCAAACTTTACTGCCCGGATGCAAACTGGCAGCCGTCGCTGGAGGCACTGCTTGAGCCGCTGCGCGAACTGCACGCCGATCAGGCGGCGGCGATCGAGGCAAAGCTGGCGAGCGATCCGTGGGTAGTGGCCCAAAATACTTCGATCCTGGTTAAAAGTGCGCTGCGCGGGCGGCTGTACGTCTTCTCCCGCGTCGCCAACTACCACTGGACGGAGGGCAGACAAAAACTTTTGCGCCTGGTGGCCGATCAGACCGCTGTCGCCGTCGAGAACGACACCCTCAACAAGGAGCTGCAGCGCAAAGAAAAGCTCGACCGCGAACTGGAGATCGGTTCTGAAATTCAGGCGCAACTTTTACCCCGCAGCTGCCCCCGCATCGAAGGCATTCGCCTTGCGGCCCGCTGTCTTTCAGCGGACAAAGTTGGCGGCGACTACTACGACTTCATTCCGATCATCCACACCAACCGCTGGGGGATCGTAATCGGCGATGTGATGGGCAAGGGCGTACCCGCAGGGCTGCTGATGACGATGACGCGGGGCATGTTGCGCGCCGAGGTGCTGCGCAAAGATCCGCCCGCCCTCATCCTCGAACACCTTAACCACGTCATGTACGCCGATCTCGAAAATTCCAACCGCTTCGTGACGCTCTTTTATTCGGAGTACGATCCGACCACCCGCACGCTCCACTACAGCAACGCCGCCCACAACCCGCCTCTTTACTGGAGCGCCCACACCCAGGAAGTACACCTGCTGGACACCCAGGGCATGTTGATTGGCCTTGAGCCGGGCAGCCTCTACCAGCAGCAAAGCCAGCAGCTCAATGCCGGCGATGTGGTCATCTACTATACCGACGGCTTTACCGACGCCGCCGACCGCGACAGCCACCGCTTCGGCGAGCAGGGACTCAACCAGGCCGTGCGCTGGGCTGTCACCCACTGCGAGTCGCCCGAACAGATCCTTGAGTACCTCTTTGAGCAATTGCGCCAGTTCTGCCCGAATGGCCACTGCGGCGACGACATGACGCTCATCGTGCTCAAAGCCGAATAAGCGGTTCTCTTTTCGCTGGGGGCGGAACAGGGTAGGCTATCGAAGACCTCTGCCCGAAGATGTACCTATGCAGTTAAATGGCCTGGATTGGGCGATTATCGGCATTTACGTGGCGATGTTGCTCTCGATCGGCTGGTCGCTGCGCAAGTTCGCCCAGCAGGGCCTTGAAAATTACTTTTTAGGCGGGCGCAACCTGCCGGGCTGGCTCAACGGTCTTTCGTATGCCAGCACCTGCCTGAACGCCGATGTGGCCCCCTTTTACTGCGGGCTCGCCGTCGCCACCGGCCTCTACGCCGGCTGGTTCTATATCGCCCGCTTTGGTTGGGCGCTTTTAATCGGCGGCGTGCTCTTTGCGGTCTTCTGGCGGCGGCTGAAGATCTTTACGGCCCCCGAATTTTACGAATTGCGCTTTCAGGGCTGGGGAGCGAGCTGGATGCGGGGCTGGATCGCCTTTCGCTCGGCGTTTATCGCGATCGTCGCCTGGACGGGGGCAGGACTTCTGGGGATGACCAAGGTGATTACGCCCATCTTCGGCATCGGCAGAGTCGAGACGATGCTCGCCGTCGTTCCGGTCATCCTCGTCTACCTCTACTTCAGCGGTTACCTGGGGGTGGTGATCACAGACGCCATCCAGTCGCTGTTTATCCTGCTCGGGAGCACGGCACTGCTCATCGCCGTGCTCGTCGATTTTGGCGGTCCCACCGGCCTCGGCAGCGCCATTGCCCAGCACTTTCCCCAGGCGATGAGCAGCCTGCCGCCTGCGCACGACAAGTTCGTGTCGCTGTTTGCTGTCGTCGCCTTTACCTTTGGCACATCGGTGGGCTACGGCGGCGACGCCTGCCCCCTCGGGGGAGCGATGGAAGGCCAGCGCATCCTCTCCAGCCGCGATGGCCGCGAGGCGTCGCGGATGTATCTGTGGACGGAGCTGGCCCTGTTTTTGTTTTTGCTGACGCTGACGCTGCCCGCCCTGGGCGCGATGGTGATCTGGCCGGGGCTGCGCGACGGCTCGATCGATCAGGAACTCGCCTACGGGATGCTCATCCACAAGTACATTCCAAGCGGGCTGTTGGGCCTGGTGCTCGTCTCGGTGGTCGCCTCGCTGATGTCTACGGTCAGCTCCAACCTCAACTTCGGTGCCCAGGTGGCGATCAACGACATCTACCGCCGCTACCTGCGCCCCGATAAAAGCGAAGCGCACTACCTCAAGATGGGCAAACTCGTCTCGCTATTGATCCTGGTGCTTTCTTTCAGCGTCGTCTTCGGTGTCAATCAGCTCCTCGACATCGCCGTCTTCATGATCGGTCTGAGCGCGGCTGAATTGCCCGCCAACTGGGCCCAGTGGTGGTGGTGGCGCTTTAACACCAGAGCCCGCCTTGCCGCCTCGATCGGGGGGCCAGTGATCTATCTATTGGTGCGCTACGTGCTTTTGCCCCAGCAGGATTTTGCAGTCTGGATTCTGGCGGCGATGGCCCTCACCACCGCCCTCTGGGTGAGTGTCGCTCTACTTACCCCGCCCGACGACGAGGCGATCCTCGAACGCTTCTATGCCCGCGCCCAGCCGCTGGGATGGTGGGGACCGATCGCTCGCCGCCTTAGAACTGTCAGCACCAGTGCGGGCGAGCAGCCCCAGGTGCTCATCCAGGAAGAATAGCCCCCTATCGGCACTTTGCACCGATGAGCAGCGAGGACCGGTGTCGAACTGGTCCTGCTGGGAGTCGAGGGCCCGAGCGGCGGCTACTTCCACCTGGACAAACCCCTGCCCTGGTAGCGAGTACGTCCTGATACTCACCTGGTAGAGATCCAGACATAGCCGGGTGTGGTCATGTCAATCGCTTTTGTGTATCCCTGACCACTTGCGCGTCTTTCCAATCTTTGTTAAGAATGGAGTATGTTTGGAGCAATCTAAACACAGAGTTAAAATATGTGGTTCTGGATTGGCGATGAACACTCGAGTGCATTTCGCTGAACGCCTCCGCTCCGCACGCGAATTTGCGCGCATGAGTCAAA harbors:
- a CDS encoding sodium:solute symporter family transporter; the encoded protein is MQLNGLDWAIIGIYVAMLLSIGWSLRKFAQQGLENYFLGGRNLPGWLNGLSYASTCLNADVAPFYCGLAVATGLYAGWFYIARFGWALLIGGVLFAVFWRRLKIFTAPEFYELRFQGWGASWMRGWIAFRSAFIAIVAWTGAGLLGMTKVITPIFGIGRVETMLAVVPVILVYLYFSGYLGVVITDAIQSLFILLGSTALLIAVLVDFGGPTGLGSAIAQHFPQAMSSLPPAHDKFVSLFAVVAFTFGTSVGYGGDACPLGGAMEGQRILSSRDGREASRMYLWTELALFLFLLTLTLPALGAMVIWPGLRDGSIDQELAYGMLIHKYIPSGLLGLVLVSVVASLMSTVSSNLNFGAQVAINDIYRRYLRPDKSEAHYLKMGKLVSLLILVLSFSVVFGVNQLLDIAVFMIGLSAAELPANWAQWWWWRFNTRARLAASIGGPVIYLLVRYVLLPQQDFAVWILAAMALTTALWVSVALLTPPDDEAILERFYARAQPLGWWGPIARRLRTVSTSAGEQPQVLIQEE
- a CDS encoding GAF domain-containing SpoIIE family protein phosphatase — translated: MSTSPLPKIPAEPGQSPPSLTLMELASQLSREQRKIQDLLSSLGFALRSLSNLNQLLELIPLMAARVTDAEAGAVVLFAEDNQLGLVKLYCPDANWQPSLEALLEPLRELHADQAAAIEAKLASDPWVVAQNTSILVKSALRGRLYVFSRVANYHWTEGRQKLLRLVADQTAVAVENDTLNKELQRKEKLDRELEIGSEIQAQLLPRSCPRIEGIRLAARCLSADKVGGDYYDFIPIIHTNRWGIVIGDVMGKGVPAGLLMTMTRGMLRAEVLRKDPPALILEHLNHVMYADLENSNRFVTLFYSEYDPTTRTLHYSNAAHNPPLYWSAHTQEVHLLDTQGMLIGLEPGSLYQQQSQQLNAGDVVIYYTDGFTDAADRDSHRFGEQGLNQAVRWAVTHCESPEQILEYLFEQLRQFCPNGHCGDDMTLIVLKAE